ATTCCAGCTGAAATTCAACAGTTATTCGAATGCGATATCTGTGAATGTCGGGGAAAATACCTTTAAAATGCGCTTTGTCGAATGTCCAGTGCACTGCTCTACAACGCACCTTGGACTTAATCCCGGTTTTACTTGCTGTTTGTTGTTGAATGTCCAGTGCACTGCTCTACAACGCACCTTGGACTTAATCCCGGTTTTACTTGCTGTTTGTTGTCCAATGTCCAGTGTACTGCTCTACAACGCACCTTGGACTTAATCCCGGTTTTACTTGCTGTTTGTTGTCGAATGTCCAGTGCACTGCTCTACAACGCACCTTGGACTTAATCCCGGTTTTACTTGCTGTTTGTTGTCGAATGTCCAGTGCACTGCTCTACAACGCACCTTGGACTTAATCCCGGTTTTACTTGCTGTTTGTTGTCGAATGTCCAGTGCACTGCTCTACAACGCACCTTGGACTTAATCCCGGTTTTACTTGCTGTTTGTTGTCGAATGTCCAGTGCACTGCTCTACAACGCACCTTGGACTTAATCCCGGTTTTACTTGCTGTTTGTTGTCGAATGTCCAGTGCACTGCTCTACAACGCACCTTGGATTTAATCCCGGTTTTACTTGCTGTTTGTTGTCGAATGTCCAGTGCACTGCTCTACAACGCACCTTGGACTTAATCCCGGTTTTACTTGCTGTTTGTTGTCGAATGTCCAGTGCACTGCTCTACAACGCACCTTGGACTTAATCCCGGTTTTACTTGCTGTTTGTTGTCGAATGTCCAGTGCACTGCTCTACAACGCACCTTGGACTTAATCCCGGTTTTACTTGCTGTTTGTTGTCGAATGTCCAGTGCACTGCTCTACAACGCACCTTGGACTTAATCCCGGTTTTACTTGCTGTTTGTTGTCGAATGTCCAGTGCACTGCTCTACAACGCACCTTGGACTTAATCCCGGTTTTACTTGCTGTTTGTTGTCGAATGTCCAGTGCACTGCTCTACAACGCACCTTGGATTTAATCCCGGTTTTACTTGCTGTTTGTTGTCGAATGTCCAGTGCACTGCTCTACAACGCACCTTGGACTTAATCCCGGTTTTACTTGCTGTTTGTTGTCGAATGTCCAGTGCACTGCTCTACAACGCACCTTGGACTTAATCCCGGTTTTACTTGCTGTTTGTTGTCGAATGTCCAGTGCACTGCTCTACAACGCACCTTGGATTTAATCCCGGTTTTACTTGCTGTTTGTTGTTGAATGGAGCTCTCAGTCCTTATCTCCGCAAAGTAGAATTTCTGTGCTCTCTGGTCTCTATAAATGAACTTAATTGACTTGCCAAAACGTTATTGTGTAGAAGTGGAAAAGACAATGAAATGAATCTAATTTATTTTCTGACCGTTAGTTCGTGAGGAGCATAAGAAATCCACAGTCTGTTTGAGATGTACCTGGAGAGATGTACCGTTTAAAATTAATGAACCACTAAATGACTATAATAACATATGGAGAACATTCCTACAGTATCTTATGTTGTCCCCCAGGTGACACCAGCTAACCCCTGACACAGTACTTCCAAGGACACCTGGTGTACCACTGTTCCCATCTTTCCACTAACAAACCCAGACTACCCACAATGTCAGGATGCTACAAGTAGATATGAGACCCATTGTTAGTTTGTTATGGTCAATTCTGCACAGATGATATGAGCTCTAGCGAAATAGTTAACATTGTCTTTATAATCACAATAATGGAAAGCTACGAGACAGTATAGCAGAAACAGATTGGATGTCACTAAATAGTCTCTTACAGATCCCCCTTATATTTACATTTGTTATACCTGTTGTCCATATATTTGTTATAACGTCTGAAAGGAAGTCAGACCATTTACAAGAAATGCATGAGGTCTGTGaacatgtacgtgtgtgtacacAACCGCAAAGACTACACTGGATGTGCACCATGACAAGGTCAGCTGCTTCTGGGCAATCAACCAACAGCAGGGAGTTTGACAGACCTATcacacagttcacacacacaaTCTAACGGTTTCCTGTCAACAcccagaaaaaaaaagaaaaaaaaactcctCCTAAAACTCTGTGAAATTTGTTTAGGGCTGCTTGTaatcttcactctctctccatctgactGAAAAAGCAACACAGGAATTATTGGTAGAAACAAAAGGATTATTAAGAGAGAACATCCAAAACTGTGACTTCCAAGGGCAACTGTTAAATGTGAAAGTTAAACAAAGTTGTACGTTTCACTACCTAGTGCAGTGTATCTAGTGTTCTACAATGGCAGCATCTGTCTCTGAGTTGTTGCTGACCATTCTGGAGAAACTGGACaacaaagagatggagagatttaACTGGGAGCTGTGCAATAGCAATCTGAAAGATTTTCCTAACATTTCAAAGGCTCATCTGGAGAATGTCACAAGGCATGCCACTGTGGATAGGATGGTGGAGACCTACTGCGATGAGGGAGCTGTGAACGTCACAATCATGATCCTAAGCAACATGAACCGTAACAAACTTGCTATGTCTTTAAAGAGAGATCTTCCAGAAGAGGAATCAACACAGAAAAAAAGAAGGGAAGAGGGGAAATCGGTGAGTGCGCTGAAGGACGAGCTGAAATCTGACTTAACACATCTGGAAGAAAAGCTGGAGAAATGTATAAATGCCCGAGAGAGCTACGATAGCATGACTCAGCACACCAAGGACCAGCAGGTGGACACAACAAGGAGGATCAGGGAAGAGTTTGTGAAGCTCCACCAGTtcctgagagaggaagaggatgccagactggctgctctgagggaggaggagaaggacaagGGAATGTTAATTGAGAAAGGCCTGGGCCTCATTGGTGTGCAGATCTCCTCTCTCACAGATGCCATTGAGGCTGTGAAAAAGGACCTGAACAAAGGCAGTGAAAACTTCCTTGTGAGTTACGAATGCACCCAGCGCAGAGCCAGAGCCCAACTTGATCTTCCGGATCCACAGCTCGTCTCCGGAGCGCTGATCGACATCGCCAAACACCTGGGAAACCTGCAGTTCCAAGTCTGGGAGCAGATGCAGGCGATAGTCAAATACTCACCCATAATTTTGGACCCCAACACGGCTCCCTCTACTATGACTTTGTCTGATGACCTCACCAGCGTGCGACACACAGCCGTAGAGAAGCAACATTTTCCGGACAACCCAGAGCGGTTCACACGGTGGGCAAAGGTCATTGGTTCCACAGGCTTTGTGAAGGGTTCAGAGCATAGCTGGGAGGTGGAGGTGGGCGACCAACCTGAGTGGAATCTAGGCGTGGCTGCAGAGTCCGTCGATCGGAAGGGAGAAGATCTTCTTGCGTCACCAGAATACGGAATCTGGGCTATACTGAAAAGGGGGCGCAAGTATACAAATGGAGCTGGTAAAACGCTCACTCTGAAGAGGATACCCCAGAGGATCAGAGTTCAACTGAACTACGACAGGGGGGAAGTGGCTTTCTATGACCCCAaagacaatacacacatctacacTCATAAACATAGGTTTACTGAGACGGTCTACCCATACATCTCTGTTTGGAAGATGAAAGACGCCATCAACCGTGATATACATATCTGCCCATCAGAGGTGTCTGTGACAGTAAAATCAAATCAATGAGGTATGTGCGAGTGTTCGTGGGTGTATCGATCCAATCTTCTCTGACCTTCACAGGCTTATACGACTTTTCTGTAAACCATCCCAAACTATTATTGTTCTGTATAAGATGTCTGCCCTGTTACATTTCAAATATTGTTGTAGTTTAATAATTGTGCACgtttcatgtccaaatcatcctaaAGTGTCTGAAATTCCTAATGTAGATCAATTAAGTTATACTTTAAGATGCTAATATACGGGATATATAattggtgttgggtgacaaatGCTAAAAAGTTAGCATTTGGAGACAGTGGCCAGCGAAACTAAACCAAATCAGGATTGCTGTCTGACGTTGTCTGTAGACTGCTTAAAAGATAAGGGAATCTATCATTAGTTTCAACTCTCCCTTTAAAGGGGAAGTCCAcagctgaaacaataacaaagcagtctccctggagaaatgtaaccactcaataGACAGAGCTACGGATGCAAGGACAGATCATCCAAGATAACAAAACATTGGCAGACTTCTATATTCGTGATATATATACatgttgattcttgaagaatataacgtaTAAATGCCATGAGCTTAGATAAACTGTCGTACCCAATCAGAACCCATAtaaaagcttatattttgggttctgatggggtacgacagttcaACTAAAAGTTCatggcatttataagttatattcttcaagaatcaacagGTAAATATCCCTTACAATATAATTCCAAATTGGATGTGGCAACTGCAACTTTTAAGTTGATTAGGTATATGTTGATAGTTCAACACTTTGTTTTAGTAAACCACAAGATCTGTGTGCCATGTCTACTTGTACCTTTTGCTAAACATTTACTTTGACTTCCAGCACCTGTTGAAAGTTACTGGATGTGTCTGTCATCGTTTCCCCCCCCCAAATGTTCCAATCTGCTGTGCTGAACTTTCTGTATGAGATGTAAGGGGTTTacatacatgtttatatatttgCCTTCTTTAAAGTAGAACCACGTGTTTCTGCAGTCAGACAGAATGACATGGCTGCAAAAAGAAAGTGTCATTTTGACAAGACTACGATCGAAACGTGTCGTCTTTTTGAATAAACTAGCACCATGGATTCATAAATAGGGTTGTTGTGGTCCATTAATGTGTGTTGTTACTCTTCCCTTATTTAAGGCTGGGATTCCATAATGGAGCAGCACACTAGACAGCCGGCAATGCACCATTTAAAAGGCAATTTATTTCGCATAGATCACATTCATTTTCTTTCGCTTAGTGCGCTGCTCTATAACGTGCCTCGGATTGAATCCCAGTCTTGGTATTTCAGTATTTACCCTAAAGACCACTGCATTCCCATAGAAATGTATAATGCATACCTGTATCTGAAGTATCCTTTGTTATGCATTGGTATCCCATAATGTTTTACATGAAAGCCCACATAATGTTGCTTTACCgttaacacatactgtacagtcatAAGATACAGTACGTAGGAAAATGTTGCTAAAGATTGTTCCCCAACAAAAAGTAATGTTATCCCACAACCACAGTCTACATATTTACTGACTGGATATCACATGTGATGCACATAATTGTTGTTATGCATGTACCACAAAATTGAAAGAAAAATGCATGTCACAATTCATTcaatggtaacactttataataactTTCAGGAATAAGCATTCTTTTTAAAAACGTAACATTTCAATTTCTAAATTCATAAGAATTTAAATAAACgttcaacatgtactgtatattggcTTATTCAGAAAAGGTATTATAAAGTGTATGCTAATTACATGAATAACTTTAACAGCTGTCCATTAAAATCCCTGAGTTGTCATTAATTAATAGATCGCGTGCTCTCTGATTGTAGGACTTTAATCCCAAAAATATTATTCAATATAATATCTTTGGGCAGCATTAACACTTGAATCCTCAGTGAGCACATACAAGCAGTCTGCAGACAAGGCTAAAGAAATTCAAAATGTAATTACTTCACTGCAATTTCTGTATTGCTTTATCATTTAAGTATCTGGGAGAAAACTGCATGGACTTGCTGACACTATTTCTGAAAGCTTACTTTGCTCAATTTGGAGTACAGCTGAGGCATTGGCCTGCACTGAGCTTTGTAACATTAGCTAACTGTTTTTGAAATGATCTCAAACCAGTTCTTTAAGGCCCCTCTACAAGTCCTCCAAACCGCTCGTGTCCACTTTGACCTTAACAAAGAGCGTATCGTCTCTCACGTAGATGGCGTTCTTGGGCGTCTCTAGCTGGCCATGCGAGGCAAAGCACTGGAAACCAGAGGCCACGTTGGTGGGGGCGCTGGCGTTTGCAGCGGCCGAGCCGGGCCGGTGGAAGCTAGTGTTTTCCGGGTCGGGTTTGAAACTCATAGTTAGGTGGTTGTTGGTGCCGCTCTGATCCAGCACTGACAATGACACAGGCTGTCTGAAGGGCCAGGGCAGGAGGGGGTCGAAGTCGCCCCTCATGAGGACCACGTAGAGAGACAGGTGGGTGTCCCGGCCTGCCCCGTCGCCGTTCAGGTAGGCCCTGGCGGCCATTTTGTAGCCACAGCGGCCCGTGTGGAAGGGCACGCTGCTTAGGCACGGTCCCTGGCCTCGTGCCCCGGCCTCCTTCTTCTTGCGGTAGTCGCGGAGCTTCCAGATGAGCTTGCCGTCGTACGAGGTGGACTCGAGCTCTCTGAAGTGCTCCTCGTTGCACTCCAGCTGCGCCGTGTGGATGCTGAGGAGGCGCGAATGGCGCATGTAAGTCTCCTTCAACTCCCCTGGGGGGAAAGATGGGCGATGGAATTTTTTATACTTTAATTAATCTACTGGTGATTGTAAATGTCAGTACAATGTTCATTATTTGCTCATAATCACTTACAAGCCTTAGAGACTTAAGATCATTGGCCTAACACAGTCTTGAGTCTTTCCATAATCTGTTACAAGCCTTGGGAGACTTTAGCTTATTTCTTATCTTTCCAGTAACCCGGGGTTGGTAACTACTgagttacttgaattctgtggaATATGCTGCCAAAGATAGAGGCAGTTTAACCATAATTAAAATAACCCAGTAGCAGTTACATTTCCCAAGAACCACTTTTCATACATCATGGGCTTACTGTCGGTGTAAACCATTATAATGATCTCCA
This is a stretch of genomic DNA from Oncorhynchus clarkii lewisi isolate Uvic-CL-2024 chromosome 17, UVic_Ocla_1.0, whole genome shotgun sequence. It encodes these proteins:
- the LOC139370564 gene encoding E3 ubiquitin-protein ligase TRIM35-like; translation: MAASVSELLLTILEKLDNKEMERFNWELCNSNLKDFPNISKAHLENVTRHATVDRMVETYCDEGAVNVTIMILSNMNRNKLAMSLKRDLPEEESTQKKRREEGKSVSALKDELKSDLTHLEEKLEKCINARESYDSMTQHTKDQQVDTTRRIREEFVKLHQFLREEEDARLAALREEEKDKGMLIEKGLGLIGVQISSLTDAIEAVKKDLNKGSENFLVSYECTQRRARAQLDLPDPQLVSGALIDIAKHLGNLQFQVWEQMQAIVKYSPIILDPNTAPSTMTLSDDLTSVRHTAVEKQHFPDNPERFTRWAKVIGSTGFVKGSEHSWEVEVGDQPEWNLGVAAESVDRKGEDLLASPEYGIWAILKRGRKYTNGAGKTLTLKRIPQRIRVQLNYDRGEVAFYDPKDNTHIYTHKHRFTETVYPYISVWKMKDAINRDIHICPSEVSVTVKSNQ